One Clupea harengus chromosome 11, Ch_v2.0.2, whole genome shotgun sequence DNA window includes the following coding sequences:
- the myh14 gene encoding myosin-10 isoform X2 — MSRSSGGGANDVKRFLSTGTVPPASAAPIISASSQADWAAKRLVWVPSEKHGFESASIREERGDEVEVELTESSRKLVLSREEVQRMNPPRFSKVEDMADLTCLNEASVLHNLTERYYSGLIYTYSGLFCVVINPYKNLPIYTESIVEMYRGKKRHEMPPHIYAISEAAYRSMLQDREDQSILCTGESGAGKTENTKKVIQYLAHVASSHKTGTLGRSKDAALQLDGSRSLGRGSSVNRGELERQLLQANPILEAFGNAKTVKNDNSSRFGKFIRINFDVAGYIVGANIETYLLEKSRAIRQAKDERTFHIFYQLLCGATETMRADLLLGTAEQYRFMSSGSVPVPGQSDAENFTQTLDSMAIMGFTKEELTGMMKVISSVLQFGNISFQKEKNTDQASMPDDTAAQKLAHLLGISVVEFSRAILTPRIKVGREYVQKAQTKEQADFAVEALAKATYERLFRWLVHRINRALDRRQRQGASFIGILDIAGFEIFQLNSFEQLCINYTNEKLQQLFNHTMFILEQEEYQREGIDWNFIDFGLDLQPCIDLIEKPAHPPGVLALLDEECWFPRATDRSFVDKLTTEQGSHSKFFRTRQLRQDEADFSIIHYAGKVDYKADDWLVKNMDPLNDNVASLLHQSSDHFISELWREEVQTLPRVYFFDSYASLQTNGSDMERIVGLDQGNESSGAVSFGAAGLKTKKGMFRTVGQLYKESLTKLMATLRNTNPNFLRCIIPNHEKRAGKLTPHLVLDQLRCNGVLEGIRICRQGFPNRIPFQEFRQRYEILTPNAIPRTFMDGKQACELMIRALELDRNLFRVGQSKVFFRAGVLGHLEEERDLKITDTIIRFQSSSRGYLARRAFLKKQQQLSALRVMQRNCAAYLKLRNWQWWRLFTKVKPLLQVTRQDEEIQVREAELQKAKDNLTKAETDFTELERKHQQLMEEKSVLTDQLQAEAELFAEAEEIRARLASRKQELEEVLGELETRLEEEEERGVQQTNEKKRLQQNVQDLEEQLEEEEGARQRLLLEKVTIETKAKSLETEALNAGEQRDRLSKEKKHLEERLSEVADTLTEEEEKVKCLNKLKNKQEAVIADLEERLKREEQGRLEQEKWRRRMEGEAQEAQEQLTDMGMLVGELRATLAQKEKDITTIQARLEEEGARRAEAQRALREALSQVSELKEEVETERGMRERAEKQRRDLGEELEALRTELEDTLDTTAAQQELRSRREAELSELQRLVEEETRRHEAQLSELRLKHCTAIDSLQEQLDNSKRARQSLEKSKAVLEEERSCLSAELKGAQGGKMESERNRKRAESQIQELGARLTQADREREEREDRIHKLQAEIESLSGSLSASESKSVRMVKDVSSLESQLHDAQELLQDETRQKLSLGSRMRTLEEEKSGLVERVEEEQERSKELTRQIQATMQQLAELKKQSEDLSGAVESGEETRRKMQRELENALQRERTKEEEKERVERQRDRLREEIEDMTLALQRERQNCTALEKRQKKFDQCLAEEKAVSARLAEERDRAEAENREKETRFLSASRSLQEASEQRDELERTNKQLRLDMEQLVNQQDDVGKSVHELERCRRSLESEAQTLREQTQELEEELAEAENARLRLEVTLQALRAQFEREISAAEEKGEEKRRALNKQVRELEVQLEEERTQRAQAQTVKKTLEAELQEAEAQVETANRGREEGLRQLRRLQAQTKEILRELDETKMARDEIVAQSKDSEKRLQTLEAELAQLTEEMSVSERVKRQAQQERDEIADELLNGGAEKAAMSDEKRRLEARVTQLEEELEEEQTNAELLAERQRKTTLQVETLTVQLAGERTLAQKSEGARDHLERQNKELKSRLTEMEGAVKGKHRLSVAALEAKVEAMEEQLEQEGQERAMANKLVRKTEKKLKEVMMQAEDERRHADQYREQLDKSMVRLRQLKRQLEEVEEENSRSNAQRRKLQRELEEMSDSSQTMNREISSLRNQLSVTERRPEKRAPLPLSMRGGRRALVDDLSLENSDSEEPPASPTPSTGPPGTPTPSEHGMGPPPPYTLNDAE; from the exons ATGTCCAGGTCATCGGGGGGCGGTGCTAATGATGTCAAGCGCTTCCTGTCCACTGGCACGGTTCCTCCTGCCTCGGCCGCCCCCATTATCTCCGCCTCCAGCCAAGCTGATTGGGCGGCCAAGAGGCTGGTGTGGGTCCCCTCAGAGAAGCACGGCTTCgag TCTGCGAGTATCCGGGAGGAGCGCGGCgatgaggtggaggtggagctgACGGAGAGCTCGCGCAAGCTGGTGCTGTCGCGGGAGGAGGTGCAGCGCATGAACCCCCCGCGCTTCAGCAAGGTGGAGGACATGGCCGACCTCACCTGCCTCAACGAGGCCTCCGTCCTGCACAACCTCACAGAGAGATACTACTCAGGACTCatctat ACATACTCTGGGCTCTTCTGCGTGGTCATCAACCCTTACAAGAACCTGCCCATCTACACAGAGTCCATCGTTGAGATGTACCGGGGTAAAAAACGCCATGAGATGCCCCCCCACATCTACGCCATCTCTGAGGCCGCCTACAGAAGCATGCTACAAG ACAGGGAGGATCAGTCCATTCTGTGCAC TGGTGAATCGGGAGcgggaaagacagagaacacTAAGAAAGTCATCCAGTACTTGGCACATGTGGCCTCCTCTCACAAGACTGGAACTCTGGGCAGAAGCAAAGACGCCGCCCTGCAG CTGGATGGCTCTAGGTCCCTGGGCCGTGGGAGTTCAGTGAACAGG ggggagctagagagaCAGCTGCTGCAGGCTAACCCCATCCTGGAGGCCTTTGGTAACGCCAAGACCGTCAAGAACGACAACTCCTCCAGATTT GGCAAATTCATCCGCATTAATTTTGATGTGGCAGGATATATTGTTGGCGCCAACATCGAGACCT ATCTGCTAGAGAAGTCGCGTGCAATCCGCCAAGCCAAGGATGAGAGAACCTTCCACATCTTCTACCAGCTGCTGTGTGGAGCCACAGAGAccatgagag CTGACCTCCTGTTAGGTACTGCTGAGCAGTACCGGTTCATGAGTAGTGGATCGGTTCCAGTTCCAGGCCAGAGCGATGCAGAGAACTTCACCCAGACCTTAGACTCCATGGCCATCATGGGTTTCACCAAGGAGGAGCtgacag GCATGATGAAGGTGATCTCGTCCGTGCTGCAGTTTGGGAACATCTCCTTCCAGAAGGAGAAGAACACGGACCAGGCGTCAATGCCCGACGACACAGCGGCCCAGAAGCTGGCCCACCTGCTGGGCATCAGCGTGGTGGAGTTCAGCCGCGCCATCCTCACGCCGCGCATCAAAGTGGGCAGGGAGTACGTGCAGAAGGCCCAGACCAAAGAACAG gctgacTTTGCAGTGGAAGCCCTGGCTAAGGCCACATACGAGCGTCTGTTCCGCTGGCTGGTGCACCGCATCAACAGAGCGCTGGACCGCAGACAGAGGCAGGGAGCTTCCTTCATTGGCATCCTCGACATCGCTGGCTTCGAGATCttccag cTGAACTCGTTTGAGCAGCTGTGCATCAACTACACCAACGAGAAGCTGCAGCAGCTGTTCAACCACACCATGTTCAtcctggagcaggaggagtacCAGCGCGAGGGCATCGACTGGAACTTCATCGACTTTGGCCTTGACCTGCAGCCATGCATAGACCTCATTGAGAAgccg GCTCACCCCCCAGGTGTTCTGGCCCTGCTGGATGAGGAGTGCTGGTTTCCGCGGGCAACAGACCGCTCATTCGTTGATAAACTGACGACGGAGCAGGGCTCACACTCCAAGTTCTTCCGGACGAGGCAGCTCAGGCAGGATGAGGCCGACTTCTCCATTATCCACTACGCCGGCAAG GTCGACTATAAGGCTGATGATTGGCTGGTGAAGAACATGGACCCCCTGAATGACAACGTGGCATCTCTCCTCCACCAGTCCTCTGATCACTTCATCTCTGAGCTGTGGAGAGAAG AGGTTCAGACTCTTCCTCGTGTTTACTTTTTCGACTCCTACGCCTCCCTGCAGACTAACGGCTCCGACA TGGAGAGGATTGTGGGATTGGACCAGGGGAACGAGAGTAGTGGTGCGGTCAGTTTTGGTGCGGCCGGCCTGAAGACCAAGAAGGGCATGTTCCGCACAGTGGGCCAGCTCTACAAAGAGTCCCTGACCAAGCTGATGGCCACGCTCAGGAACACCAACCCCAACTTCCTACGCTGCATCATCCCCAACCACGAGAAAAGG GCAGGTAAGCTGACGCCTCACCTGGTCCTAGATCAGCTCCGGTGTAACGGTGTTCTGGAGGGAATCCGCATCTGTAGACAGGGCTTCCCCAACCGCATCCCCTTCCAGGAGTTCAgacagag GTATGAGATCCTTACTCCTAATGCAATTCCTCGCACTTTCATGGATGGAAAACAAGCCTGTGAACTCATG ATCCGTGCTTTGGAGCTGGATCGGAACCTTTTCCGAGTGGGTCAGAGTAAAGTGTTCTTCCGGGCCGGAGTGCTTGGacacctggaggaggagagagacctgAAGATCACTGACACCATCATCCGCTTCCAGAGCTCGTCCCGCGGATACCTggccaggag GGCATTCTTGaagaaacagcagcagctgaGTGCTCTGAGAGTCATGCAGAGGAACTGTGCTGCCTACCTGAAACTACGCAACTGGCAGTGGTGGAGACTGTTCACCAAG GTGAAGCCGTTGCTCCAGGTGACGCGCCAGGATGAGGAGATCCAGGTCCGAGAGGCGGAGCTTCAGAAGGCCAAAGACAATCTGACAAAAGCGGAGACGGACTTCACAGAACTGGAGAGGAAACACCAGCAG ctgatggaggagaagtCAGTGCTTACTGACCAGCTGCAGGCCGAAGCCGAGCTATTCGCTGAAGCAGAGGAGATCCGTGCGCGATTGGCCAGCAGGAAGCAGGAactggaggaggtgctgggTGAGCTGGAGACCcgattggaggaggaggaggagaggggcgtGCAACAGACCAATGAGAAGAAACGACTGCAGCAGAACGTGCAG gacctggaggagcaactggaggaagaggaaggggctcgccagcgcctcctccTGGAGAAGGTTACCATAGAAACCAAAGCGAAGAGCCTGGAGACGGAAGCCCTCAAtgcaggagagcagagagaccgACTCAGCAAA gagaaGAAGCATCTTGAGGAGAGGTTAAGTGAAGTAGCTGACACactgactgaggaggaggagaaagtgaaGTGCCTCAACAAGCTGAAGAACAAGCAGGAAGCTGTCATCGCTGACCTGGAAG agCGTCTGAAGCGAGAGGAGCAGGGCCGCCTGGAGCaggagaagtggaggaggaggatggagggagaggcgCAGGAGGCCCAGGAGCAGCTCACTGACATGGGCATGCTGGTGGGGGAGCTCAGGGCCACCCTGGCCCAGAAGGAGAAGGACATCACCACTATACAGgccag gctggaggaggagggagctcGTCGTGCTGAGGCGCAGCGTGCCCTGCGGGAGGCGCTGTCCCAGGTGTCGGAGCtaaaggaggaggtggagacgGAGCGAGGGATGAGGGAGCGAGCGGAGAAGCAGCGCAGGGACCTGGGCGAGGAGCTGGAGGCCCTCCGCACCGAGCTGGAGGACACACTGGACACCACGGCTGCCCAGCAGGAgctcag gtctcgtCGAGAGGCTGAGCTGAGTGAGCTCCAGAGGCTGGTAGAGGAGGAGACGCGTCGCCACGAGGCCCAGCTCTCAGAGCTCCGCCTCAAACACTGCACCGCCAtcgactccctgcaggagcagctggaCAACAGCAagagg gcgCGTCAGTCTCTGGAGAAGTCCAAGGCGGTTCTGGAGGAGGAGCGGTCCTGTCTGTCGGCGGAGCTGAAGGGGGCCCAGGGGGGcaagatggagagcgagaggaacCGCAAGCGGGCCGAGAGCCAGATCCAGGAGCTCGGCGCCCGTCTCACGCAGGCCGaccgagagagggaggagagggaggatagAATACACaagctacag GCTGAGATTGAGTCTCTGTCTggttccctctctgcctctgagtCCAAATCTGTCCGTATGGTCAAAGATGTCAGCAGCCTGGAGAGCCAGCTACATGatgcacag GAGCTGCTGCAGGATGAGACTCGTCAGAAGCTGTCCCTGGGCTCGCGCATGCGgacgctggaggaggagaagtccGGCCtggtggagagggtggaggaggagcaggagaggagcaaGGAGCTCACGCGACAGATCCAGGCCACCatgcagcag CTGGCGGAGCTAAAGAAGCAGTCAGAGGACTTGTCGGGGGCGGTGGAGTCGGGAGAGGAGACCCGGAGGAAGATGCAGCGTGAGCTGGAGAACGCCCTGCAGAGAGAGCGAacgaaagaagaggagaaagaacgGGTGGAGCGACAGAGAGACCGTCTGCGGGAGGAGATAGAGGACATGACACTCGCCCTGCAGAGGGAGCGACAGAACTGCACCGCCCTGGAGAAGAGGCAGAAGAAGTTTGaccag TGTCTGGCGGAGGAGAAGGCGGTGAGTGCTCGCCTGGCGGAGGAGCGGGACCGTGCGGAGGCGGAGAACCGCGAGAAGGAGACGCGCTTCCTGTCGGCGTCGCGGTCGCTGCAGGAGGCCAGCGAGCAGCGAGACGAGCTGGAGAGAACCAACAAGCAGCTGCGCCTGGACATGGAGCAGCTGGTCAACCAGCAGGACGACGTTGGCAAgagc GTGCATGAGCTGGAGCGTTGCCGGCGCTCCCTGGAGTCGGAGGCGCAGACACTGCGGGAGCAGacgcaggagctggaggaggagctggcTGAGGCGGAGAACGCCCGTCTGAGGCTGGAGGTCACCCTGCAGGCCCTCCGAGCCCAGTTCGAGAGGGAGATCAGCGCCGccgaggagaagggagaggagaagagacgcGCACTCAACaaacag GTGCGAGagctggaggtgcagctggaggaggagaggacccAGAGAGCTCAGGCCCAGACCGTCAAGAAGACGCTGGAGGCGGAGCTACAGGAGGCGGAGGCTCAGGTTGAGACAGCCAATCGAGGACGGGAGGAGGGCCTGAGACAACTCCGCCGTCTACAG GCTCAGACGAAAGAGATTCTGCGTGAGCTGGATGAAACTAAAATGGCTCGGGATGAGATTGTCGCCCAATCAAAAGACAGCGAGAAACGCCTGCAGACTCTGGAGGCTGAGCTGGCTCAACTTACTgag gaaatgtctgtttctgagagggtgaagaggcaGGCTCAGCAGGAAAGAGATGAGATAGCCGACGAACTCCTCAACGGCGGTGCTGAAAA ggcTGCGATGAGTGATGAGAAGAGACGTTTGGAAGCCAGAGTGACCCAGCTGGAAGAGGAGCTGGAAGAAGAACAGACCAACGCAGAGCTGCTGGccgaaagacagaggaagaccaCACTACAG gtggagaCGCTGACGGTGCAGCTGGCGGGCGAGCGGACACTGGCGCAGAAGAGCGAGGGGGCGCGCGATCACCTGGAGCGCCAGAACAAGGAGCTGAAGTCACGCCTGACGGAGATGGAGGGCGCCGTCAAGGGCAAACACCGACTCAGTGTCGCCGCCCTGGAGGCCAAGGTGGAGGCCATGGaggagcagctggagcaggagggACA agagagagcgatggccAACAAGCTGGTGCGCAAGACGGAGAAGAAGCTGAAGGAGGTGATGATGCAGGCCGAGGACGAGAGGAGACACGCAGACCAGTACAGAGAGCAG ctggaTAAGTCAATGGTTCGTCTGCGCCAGCTGAAGAGGCAGcttgaggaggtggaggaggagaactcTCGCTCCAACGCCCAGCGCAGGAAACTCCAGCGCGAGCTGGAGGAGATGAGCGACAGCAGCCAGACCATGAACAGAGAGATCAGCTCGCTACGCAACCAGCTCAG CGTGACAGAACGGAGGCCGGAAAA GCGCGCTCCGCTACCCCTCTCCATGCGTGGGGGACGCCGTGCGCTGGTCGATGACCTCTCCCTGGAGAATTCGGACTCCGAGGAgccccccgcctcccccaccccctccacggGACCTCCAGGGACCCCCACTCCCTCGGAGCATGGCATGGGGCCCCCGCCCCCCTACACCCTCAACGACGCTGAGTGA